A single Cannabis sativa cultivar Pink pepper isolate KNU-18-1 chromosome 7, ASM2916894v1, whole genome shotgun sequence DNA region contains:
- the LOC115697873 gene encoding puromycin-sensitive aminopeptidase, which yields MARLVLPYKSSGFVRTSLLGLISSAPPRSTSRVGFIENSAKTVCKHKRFLSSELTCRRNLCFPFPPLSRTKRLSRRLFCSVATEPKQVDKSEMDAPKEIFLKDYKKPDYYFDTVDLKFTLGEEKTIVSSKITVLPRVEGSSSPLVLDGQDLKLLSVKINGKELKEDEYQVDSRHLTLRSLPSGAFTLEIVTEIYPQKNTSLEGLYKSSGNFCTQCEAEGFRKITFYQDRPDIMAKYTCYIEADKTLYPVLLSNGNLVDQGELEGGKHFSLWEDPYKKPCYLFALVAGPLESRDDIFVTRSGRKVSLRIWTPAQDVPKTAHAMYSLKAAMKWDEDVFGLEYDLDLFNIVAVPDFNMGAMENKSLNIFNSKLVLASPETASDADYAAILGVIGHEYFHNWTGNRVTCRDWFQLSLKEGLTVFRDQEFSSDMGSRTVKRIADVMRLRNYQFPQDAGPMAHPVRPHSYIKMDNFYTVTVYEKGAEVVRMYKTLLGSQGFRKGMDLYFKRHDGQAVTCEDFFAAMRDANDADFANFLHWYSQAGTPTVKVTSAYNPEARTYSLKFSQDVPPTPGQSVKEPMFIPVAMGLLDSTGRDMLLSSVYHDGKLESIASDDKPVYSTVLRVTKKEEEFVFSDVPERPIPSLLRGYSAPIRLESDLTDSDLSFLLAHDSDEFNRWEAGQVLARKMMLSLVADFQQNKQLVLNPQFVHGLRSILSDSSLDKEFIAKAITLPGEGEIMDMMEVADPDAVHAVRTFIKKQLASELKEELLTTVTNNRSSKEYQFDHSNMARRALKNIALAYLASLEEPALTELALNEYRSATNMTDQFAALAALSQSPGKSRDDILADFYNKWQNDFLVVNKWFALQAMSDIPGNVENVRNLLNHPAFDLRNPNKVYSLIGGFCGSPVNFHAKDGSGYRFLGEIVLQLDKINPQVASRMVSAFSRWRRYDETRQNHAKAQLEKIMSTNGLSENVFEIASKSLAA from the exons CCTAGGTCTACCAGTCGTGTTGGGTTTATTGAGAATTCAGCAAAAACTGTCTGTAAACATAAGCGTTTCCTTAGTTCGGAG CTTACGTGCAGAAGGAATCTTTGTTTTCCATTTCCTCCACTATCT AGGACTAAGCGCTTGAGCCGGAGATTGTTCTGTTCAGTTGCTACAGAACCAAAGCAAGTTGACAAATCTGAAATGGATGCTccaaaagaaatatttttaaaggACTACAAGAAGCCAGATTATTACTTTGATACA GTGGATTTGAAGTTTACTCTGGGTGAAGAGAAAACAATCGTTAGCTCAAAAATTACTGTGCTCCCAAGAGTTGAAG GTTCATCTTCTCCATTGGTGTTGGATGGTCAAGATCTGAAGTTGCTTTCAGTTAAAATCAACGGCAAAGAACTAAAG GAGGATGAGTACCAAGTTGACTCTCGCCATCTGACACTTCGATCTCTTCCAAGTGGTGCATTTACCTTGGAAATTGTTACTGAGATATATCCTCAGAAAAACACATCTCTAGAG GGGCTGTACAAGTCATCAGGGAATTTTTGCACCCAATGTGAAGCTGAGGGCTTCCGCAAAATCACATTCTATCAG GATCGCCCTGATATAATGGCAAAATATACTTGCTACATAGAAGCAGACAAAACACTGTACCCTGTCCTATTGTCTAATGGAAATCTTGTAGATCAGGGAGAATTGGAG GGTGGAAAACATTTTTCCCTGTGGGAAGATCCGTATAAGAAACCTTGCTACTTGTTTGCCTTAGTTGCTGGACCGTTGGAGAGCAGAGATGACATATTTGTCACACGTTCAGGTCGAAAAGTGTCCCTAAGGATCTGGACCCCAGCACAGGATGTTCCGAAGACTGCACATGCTATGTATTCACTCAAGGCGGCTATGAAATGGGATGAGGAT GTGTTTGGCCTGGAATATGACCTGGATCTCTTCAACATTGTGGCTGTTCCTGATTTTAACAT GGGAGCTATGGAGAACAAGAGTTTAAAT ATCTTCAATTCCAAACTTGTGTTAGCATCTCCTGAAACTGCCTCAGATGCAGATTATGCCGCAATCTTGGGAGTTATTGGCCATGAG TATTTTCACAACTGGACTGGAAATAG AGTAACATGCCGCGATTGGTTCCAGCTTAGTCTGAAGGAAGGTTTGACTGTCTTCCGTGATCAG GAATTTTCATCTGACATGGGGAGCCGGACAGTGAAGCGGATTGCTGATGTTATGAGACTTAGAAACTATCAATTTCCACAG GATGCTGGTCCCATGGCCCATCCTGTACGACCACACTCATACATTAAG ATGGATAACTTCTACACAG TGACG GTGTATGAAAAG GGAGCTGAGGTTGTCAGAATGTACAAAACTTTATTGGGGAGTCAAGGGTTCCGAAAA GGGATGGATCTTTATTTCAAGAGACATGATGGGCAAGCTGTTACTTGTGAGGACTTTTTTGCTGCCATGCGTGATGCCAACGATGCAGATTTCGCCAATTTCTTACACTG GTACTCACAAGCTGGAACTCCTACTGTCAAAGTTACATCAGCTTACAACCCTGAAGCCCGCACATACTCTTTGAAGTTTAG TCAAGATGTACCCCCAACTCCGGGCCAATCAGTAAAAGAACCCATGTTCATTCCTGTGGCAATGGGTTTGCTGGACTCTACAGGCAGAGACATGCTTCTATCTTCAGTGTATCATGATGGGAAACTGGAGTCTATTGCAAGTGACGATAAGCCAGTTTATAGTACAGTTCTTCGAGTAACTAAG AAAGAAGAAGAATTTGTATTCTCTGATGTACCGGAGCGGCCAATTCCATCTCTATTGCGTGGCTATAGTGCCCCTATTCGTCTTGAATCGGATCTCACAGATAGTGATCTATCTTTCCTCCTTGCTCATGATTCAGATGAGTTTAATCG ATGGGAGGCTGGACAAGTGTTAGCACGGAAGATGATGCTCAGCTTGGTTGCTGATTTTCAACAGAACAAACAGTTGGTGCTAAACCCGCAGTTTGTGCATGGACTTAGAAGCATACTAAGTGACTCAAGTTTGGATAAA GAATTTATTGCAAAGGCAATAACACTGCCTGGTGAAGGAGAAATAATGGACATGATGGAAGTTGCAGATCCTGATGCTGTTCATGCTGTTCGTACTTTTATAAAGAAGCAATTGGCCTCTGAACTTAAAGAAGAATTGCTCACCACA GTCACAAACAACAGGAGCTCAAAGGAGTACCAATTTGACCATTCGAATATGGCAAGGCGTGCTTTAAAGAATATTGCTCTTG CATATCTGGCATCCCTTGAAGAACCTGCTCTTACTGAGCTTGCGCTGAATGAGTATAGGTCAGCAACAAATATGACTGATCAATTTGCAGCCTTGGCAGCGTTATCTCAAAGCCCTGGTAAAAGTCGTGATGATATTTTGGCTGATTTCTACAACAAGTGGCAGAATGACTTTTTG GTTGTAAATAAATGGTTTGCACTTCAAGCCATGTCTGACATTCCTGGTAATGTTGAAAATGTCCGAAACCTCCTGAACCACCCGGCATTTGACCTCCGCAATCCAAATAAAGTATACTCCCTCATTGGAGGTTTCTGTGGGTCACCCGTGAATTTCCATGCAAAAGACGGCTCAGGCTATAGGTTCCTAGGAGAAATTGTTTTGCAACTAGACAAAATTAACCCACAG GTTGCCTCCCGGATGGTGTCAGCCTTCTCGAGGTGGAGACGCTATGATGAAACCCGACAAAACCATGCCAAG GCACAACTGGAGAAGATTATGTCCACCAATGGTTTGTCGGAGAATGTGTTTGAGATTGCCTCAAAAAGCTTAGCTGCTTGA